CGAATGCTCTAAAGTCCCGTACTTTGCTGAAGGTCTTCTCACATACTTCCTATACGCCTTTATTTCCATCTTCGTTCTTGTTATGTCTCAACTCGTTTATGGCCTCCATGCCTGTTCctcgacctctctctctctcaacccagcATCGTCTGATTCATCGTCTTCATCCGTCATGTAAATTTGTTTGTTATTCTGTGTTTGACTTTCTCTGCTCTTCTCTAGTGAACTGATTTGCCATGTCACAGATGTTCCTGATCTATATAGTTGCTTCGACATGTTATTACGGGTTGACAAACATCAAGATTGAAGTGGCTTTTGCCTAACCAGAGGAGTAAGAACTTGAGCAATCTCACCTAATTTACCAAGTTTCTTAGTCACCACCTAAGTAATCCTAAGTAATCACCTAATCCCACCTAAGTTCCTTAGTCTCCTGGAGCATCAATATTACCTAGTTTTTAATTTCAGTAAAGCATCGGAATTTTGAACGCTTTGGTTACTAAAGTTAAAACTGCGTTGAATTAAGTGTGATGACatttaatgttatttaaacatTGAGAGTTTCACCTCTACTCCGTCTTATTCTCATCACAGAACACAACACAGTAGAGGAGAAGTGTTGACGGGCCTTGGAGTGCGTTGCCAAGATTTAAATGACAAATTTGGAGTTTTTAGTAGTAGAAAACACTGATTAAATATTTAAAAGTACGAACTGTGAGTTATAGTTCGTACTTTTAAATATTTTATAGTTATGTCATCACAGTCAATTATGTCTGTGAGACTGAGTCGAGTTATCATTCCTCGACACCACTATAGTTTTTTATGACCATTAACCATTGCTTCACTATAACAGTTATATTTATTACTTACAATTTTTCACATTTCGGGCTAAACAGAAGATGCCATTTTCTGTTATTTTTTCCTGAATTTGTTCTATAAATATTATATTCAATTCGCTGAAGTTCAGCTTAGACATGTTTACTAAAATGCCCGAAAGCCTTCCCGAGTCACCTTAAGACCAGGACTGTTGAGAAAGGGTCAAATAATATGTATATTTTACTTCTTTGTTCTGAATATAGTACATGGTTTGAAATATTGTTTTACATtggttgtgtcaagtgtatatatTAAGCAGTTTGTTGTGATTTTGTATCGTTACAAATGCCAGAGTGCAATAACGACAacaaaattacatgaaaaaaATCTAAAAATTTCGTATATTGTTCAGTATTACTAACATTTTAAGAGTTAACATTGCTTTCTAGTCAGAGGAAGTAACACATTTATTTTAAGCCGGTTTTACAGAGGATTTAACTGAAATCCTcccaaaagtctttgaaaatatatagATGGCCTTAATCTCCATAGCAACTGCTGCGTGATTAACATATTACATAATATTAACATATTAACATATTTATGTTTGttaacataaatatatattttattgaatATTCTTTTGTGATTTTGATCTTGACACAGCAATGCTCGCGTCCAGAGGGTTTGCTACGCTGGCTTTGGCCTACTTTAACTATGATGACTTGCCGAAGACTATAGATAATCTCGACCTGGAATACTTTGAAGAAGCAACAGAGTTCCTTCTGTCTCAGACCGAAGTCATCCCGGACCGTTGTGCCGTCCTCAGCTCCAGTAAAGGGGCAGACATTGGCCTAGCTTCGGGAATCTACCTGGATAAGGTCACGGCAGTCATTACCATCGGCGGCGTACTGACGGGCGCAAAGACCAACCTGACATACCAAGGCCAGCAGATCTTGAAAGCCGGCGACGATTGGAATTTCGACATTAATCTAAACGACGATGACATGGCTAGTTTGGAGAATACCTTTCGGGAACTATACCGGCACGACAGTCCGCAGATGCCTCCGTGTGAGGCTGCCCCCGAAGACACTTTCTTCTTGCTAGTGACTGGTGATGAAGACACTTGCTGCACCAAGTATGCGGCTGAGGCTCTCGTTAAGCGCATGAAGCTGCACGGACGAGAGGACAACTGCCGCATCATAGTCTACCCTGGAGTTGGCCATATTATCGAAACACCGTATAATGCCCACGGAAAATACAGCAATTTGAAAATAGCCAGCAAGAGTAATGGTGCTGCCGAAGGACGGAACACCATAATCAACTGGGGTGGGACTGCCAAAGGAACCTGCGTGGCGACTGAGGACTTTTGGCGCGAACTGCAGGTCTTTTTCGCCCACCACGTACGAGACCTGAGCCCCTGGTACCAGAAGCTCCTGGAGCAGAAGTAAAGGAGAGACTACATGGTTTAAATCCAGGGCATTGTGGAAAGGTTTCAAGCCACATTGTGTTTAGTATAAGTG
The DNA window shown above is from Procambarus clarkii isolate CNS0578487 chromosome 21, FALCON_Pclarkii_2.0, whole genome shotgun sequence and carries:
- the LOC123760579 gene encoding acyl-coenzyme A thioesterase 1, translated to MTDAPAEGGGLRLEVIPRVCVHDVPTTIRVSGLPPGAPVTLRADTHDDDGRKFRSNAHYRSDARGCVDVARSEALGGSFTGVFPAGLFTTLRGRGSDLHTRLFKSDCTTPWKVTVTAYKGHLDLEEEGDGGVRQVLERHLMGPGVRRLPVRHGRVRGALYLPSGPGPFPGIVDFFGGIGGLREYRAAMLASRGFATLALAYFNYDDLPKTIDNLDLEYFEEATEFLLSQTEVIPDRCAVLSSSKGADIGLASGIYLDKVTAVITIGGVLTGAKTNLTYQGQQILKAGDDWNFDINLNDDDMASLENTFRELYRHDSPQMPPCEAAPEDTFFLLVTGDEDTCCTKYAAEALVKRMKLHGREDNCRIIVYPGVGHIIETPYNAHGKYSNLKIASKSNGAAEGRNTIINWGGTAKGTCVATEDFWRELQVFFAHHVRDLSPWYQKLLEQK